One part of the Kryptolebias marmoratus isolate JLee-2015 linkage group LG2, ASM164957v2, whole genome shotgun sequence genome encodes these proteins:
- the lrrc18b gene encoding leucine-rich repeat-containing protein 18, with product MVKVKKNNIITLKAVQNCVELTLDGKRRLDLSLKGITAVPKSIQKLYDLNEVDLSRNLIRTIPDFIEHFINITVLDLHSNYLEEIPVTIAGLQALEVLNLCNNRLRSLPDELGLLKNLHNLNLGLNLLEALPASVGALKELRFLSLSDNRFTSVPGCLGRLHKLERVNLDRNPVLTQQMHKQMTVRPTDNFYLVKESDLCEECLMKYQTERKTFQTVEELEALWG from the exons AtggtcaaagttaaaaaaaacaacatcatcacTCTGAAGGCGGTTCAGAACTGTGTGGAGCTGACGCTGGATGGGAAACGTCGGCTGGACCTCAGTTTGAAAGGCATCACTGCAGTGCCAAAGAGCATTCAGAAACTGTACGACTTGAATGAAGTGGACTTGAGCAGGAACCTGATTAGAACAATCCCAGATTTCATTGAACATTTCATCAACATCACTGTGTTGGATCTGCACAGCAATTAT ttGGAGGAGATTCCCGTCACTATTGCTGGTCTCCAGGCCCTGGAGGTTTTAAATCTATGTAACAACCGTCTGAGAAGCCTCCCAGATGAGCTGGGCCTGTTGAAGAACCTCCACAACCTGAACCTGGGACTCAACCTGCTCGAAGCACTGCCTGCCTCCGTTGGTGCCCTGAAGGAGCTCCGGTTCCTCAGCCTCTCTGACAACAGATTCACAAGCGTCCCTGGCTGCCTCGGCAGGCTCCACAAACTGGAGAGGGTCAACCTGGACCGGAACCCAGTCCTGACTCAGCAGATGCACAAGCAGATGACAGTCAGGCCCACAGACAATTTTTACCTGGTCAAAGAAAGTGACTTGTGTGAGGAATGTCTGATGAAGTACCAAACTGAAAGGAAGACGTTTCAAACTGTGGAAGAGCTGGAAGCTTTGTGGGGCTAG